The nucleotide sequence TGATGAACTACATTGGGCATTACATAGACTACTCACCTGATTAAGGTATACAGTCACAATTAAGACAAGGTCATACGGTCAAAATCAAGGTTAAACTCTCGTTCGATTATATATTAAAATCACATCTTAGTAAAATACATAAGCAGAGTGAGAGAAGTAATTTATAGAATGATAGATTGGGTGCTCATAAAGGCGGTTCAAATGAAGGTTATTCTACACACAGTTTCAAGTAAATCATTGTTAGATTGAGAACGACGATGTCATGGAACACGTTACAATCTCGTAAAAGAAAGCAAGGTAACAAATGTAATTCCTTATGTTGAAGTTATTATTAAACTGTAATAAGACCAAAATGTTATTTACGTGATCTTATTCTTAATATTACTGTTCAAGATGTTAAttgtgatgataatgatgacaatGGTGACGAGGGGGTGAAGAATCCAATCTCGCTTACTTCAAATCGCGCCGTCCTGCTAATAGAAGAAACACGTTAAGGTATTGGGTTGTATGCCACACTGCTATTATTGCGATGTTGATACAAtcatataattgtatatatagtGATTCTACGGTGTAATTTTAACATTTAGTATGAAGTTATTGAACAATTATTTATCTAAGAATTAAGATTCCAAGCCGTCCTATTGTTTGGATTCTCGTCAATATCTAATACACAAATTGTAAGTATTCTCTTGGGTACATAAGTCACATTTCCGTGAAACAGAACTTCTTTCAGTAAATCAGTGTGCGTATATAAACGTTTCTGTTTTTCGACTGTCAATTTATGGGTACACTTTTCACGGTTCTAGTTGAGAACACGGTAAATCTTCTTTTGAGAAGCTTGTCAACTTCACTGCCGATTTTATCGTCTTGTGATTGCCGTTCATGCCCGTAGCTATTCTTCGAATAAAAAAATCAGAACTCACGTTCGCCACAATTGCAGCACGCTCTTACCTCATCAATGATTCAATTGATGTTACTCGTAGTGATGGAATGGGATTTGTATGAAGACAGGACAACTTTATCCATGTCAGCCGTGTCGATTTGTAGTAAAACCTCATCACTCTTTTCACATCAAAGTCATTTTCTTAGGTGTGTGTGACCCTTTCGAGGGAATATGTTGTCTGTTAGTTTTCACTCCAACGTAGGTGGGATTGGGGTAAGACTCTTCATTGGTTGTACgtgtatgatgatgatgatgagtgtTCCTGGACCGCGATTCTTCGTCTACAGTCTTTCCAAAGCACGACATGAACGCTTGTTTGTAAGCTCTCCTGTACTTCTTGCTCATGATATTACACAGGATTGGATTGGCAGCCGAGTGAACCATGAGAGGAAATATTGAGAGGTTAACGATGCAGTTTTGGATCGCTGCTGACACAACCGGTTGTCCAGATCCGTGGAAAAGTTGGAAAATGAAAGCTATGATTTTAGGGAATAagcaaatgaaatacaacacaGTTGTCAATATGCAGAGTCTTAAAACCGATTTTTCATGGTTTGGCGCTTTGGTGTGACTCTCGTTGACTTTTCTCATCTCCTTGGATGATTTCATGAAGTGATATGCTGTGAGGCTgtacaacactgtcactgtacaAAGACTGATGCCACACGCAATGATGAATAGAATTATAATGGCCACGTAGATTTGTGTAGGGGAACCAACGTGACATTCGACGGCTGACGGAATCTTGATAACTATCGCTAAAATCCACATCAAAGCGTTGAAGAAACGGGTTTTACTCTTGGTGCAAATTTGCCGTATGCGAAATGGTTTTGTTATCACAATGTAGTGCTCGAAACTAATGAAGGCAACGCAGAAAGTTGAAGTCAGGATCGCAACATCAACTACCATACCGGTAAGACAGCGTACATCCGAGTTGATCATAAAGACACATGTATTATTTTCACTGGTTAGTAGACACATGTAGATGATCCATAGACACAGTAAGTATAACAGATCAGCTCCTGCTAGGTTAACCAAATAATAGTTTGTGATAGTTTGCATTGACTTGACACGCATCACTACGAACATGAATGAAATGTTCCCAATAATGCCAACCGTTCCTAGGGATAATCCCAATGTGAAAAACACCATTGGATCTGTACCACACGCATATTGTGAATCGTCCAAATCATACGTTCCGTTCACGGGGCTTGAATTGGTGAAACTCGTGTTTCCTTCCATACCGTCGATCGTCAGTCGTGAGCGTGTTGATATGTAAGCAGACCGTGAAAACAACTGTACTTAAATAATAAAGTACCGGACTTGCGCAAATGTCTATTTCAAATTGCGCCCTCATGTTTATAAACAGAATAGGTTTAATTCGTTATTAAAAATGCTCTGATGTTACAATATTGCCGTGTTTTATTAAAAGGAActggtaaatattttatttattataacACAAAAAGTTGTGAGTAATTGCCTACTTTCAGTATAACTTATAAAACATAATGACGTATGGAGTAACTGagcataaattatgtaatatacataattatagctTATATACTAGTGTACACGAAAGCGTGAAATTCCGAGTAACGACTTATGACCATCTAATTCTTTGCATTAGCCTATAAtgttatattattaatattgcattgagCGCTGATCTCCCCAGCGAGGCGCCTTTATCTAagtttaatatacatatacatatatagtggACCCTCGAATATCCTCTTAGGTCTAGGAGTCCATCAGAACAACATACCGCGACTTATCAGTTAGCGAGGCCCTTCGTGGATACTTATAACAAGGTTGCATTCCATCGCTCGAAAGGTTGAACCAGAAGATAGTTACAAATAGCTCCTGGAGAAACCATGCACGCTTTATCGATATTTTCATTACTCTAGCTCTGTTTCTCCGACTCTAATCACCCTGCCTCTTGATCAATTTCGAATTCGAAAACGAATTTCTTCAACATTTGTTCATTCTTTAGTAACCCCCGAATTCCATGTGCTGTAATGGAGCCTCTTATGagtaaatgtgtgtttgtggttTGAGAATCGTTGTTTAAATGTATTCTCTGTTAGCCCAAAGTACTATGGTTCTTCTCACaactcattatatattcatataatgaGTTATGAGAAGAGCTATAGTCGGAACGTTTTTAACATGACATATAAGTTGTTACTTTAATGGTTCACTCTTCACATGTGCAAGTACGTACTGTAAGTAGATAATGTTATCATCTGTTCATAATTCAAACCTCAAGGAAATCCGCTgtacacattttatcatattcaCTTACTCTAAAGTACTAACTATCTCTGCTATAAAACCACACAGCATCCAACTTTGGCACGATTATACTTCGGGCTTCATGTCCAAGAGATTAATAGACCAATGAAATGGTGTCCTGTCattaatatgatatatgttGATAAAAGTGAGGTCATTTGTAACTAAGTGCAAGATAGAAAACCAAGACTATTACGTAAAATGTAAAAGTTTTGACAGCAAGTTGCAAACATTGCGATATAAACCTTTCAAAGTATCAACAGTTCTATGATGCTTGGTCGAATCAGACATTATCATTGATACACACTCGTGGTATACATACCTCTTCCCCTTCTACGTTCTTTGCTGCTGCACGTTAAAAGTTCATATTCTAGCTTGGGCCGTTTATCTTCCGTGCGTTGAAAGAGTTGGGTTGTCTTGTTTGTAGACTTTACAaacttttacacacacacacacacacacacacacacacacacacacacacacacacacacacacacacacacacacacacacacacacacacacacacatacacacagacggacagacaccgcaccatgcctatagcactacagAACCTTATCAGTTTAGGTGTGCTAAAAGCATGGCTTAAAATTGATTTCTAAATAGAAGCATCTACTACTGTCACTCAAGTGTTAATAATAacgtatatatttatttcatggcTTTAGTGTTCCTAGGACGCCACTATAAGATGTGATAAGACTAGAGgttttggtacatgtatatgtattacttATGATAAAAGTGGGTTTTCCATTAGAGGAATGTATGCAACCCTCCCTCACAATACCCAAGCCTTTTTTTTCGAGACGTCTTTCGTCGTTTCATTTTCTACCTGCGTTCAGGTTACGCACTTATACATAGAACCATTATGAATATAGCCTGGTATCATTCCAATCCATAGGAGACATCAGTCCAACTTTTAAAAATGTCGACGCAAATTGCATTGGAATCCAAGGGCATTAGCTTCAAAAAATATCATCAAATGGTACATTCCATCAAGacatgaatgaatgtatgatcAATACCTGTACGATTCCTTTGTTAAAATCCTTAGAATATCACTTGACCAGCCAAATGATTACTAACCCGATGTAAACTGAATTTCAATTATTGCACAAGATTAGCAAATGAAGATTGCTTGATTTGACTCAGGGATTTGGCGGACTGGTATTATATAGGTGAATCGTTCAAAGGGAATAAAATAGAGTGAACATGCAAAAGATTCATAAATATCGGACATGCGTGTCAAATACATGTGcagaaatatgaaatgttttgtagTTTCAAATAATTGATGATAGAGTGTTAGTTGTGTTATCACCCGAGTAGATCTAGTTCATATTTTGCGGTTACTGTTACAAAAAATCAAATatgcaagcaaacaaacacatgtaacaagtcaacaacaacaacaacaacaacaacaacaacaacaatgacaatactactactactactactactactactactactactactaataacaacaacaacaacaacaacaacaacaacaacaacaacaacaacaacaacaacaaatagcATGTATGaagaaggtcaaggtcaaggtaaTTGAGCACACGTTGTCAGAATAGTAAAGGCAAAACATGAGTACATTTAACAATTAAGGAATAGTTTTCGTTATATTGGCCAGCTTGGTAAGATGGTGTTTGATTTATAAGACGTTAATGCGCTACAACATTCAGTGAAAAGGGCATTGCAAAGTGTTATCTGGACTAAAAGTGAATTCGAGCTAGCAGATTGGTAAATCTCGCAGAGGCATCCTGACTCCATTACTTCAATATATAATAATCTTCCTAAACATGCTAAACGTTGTACATTGCAGaatgattttatttagaaaCATGGTTTTCCTATTTTCCAATTCTGACTTAGAAGTCAATTTTTGAACAGAGTAGTCATTAAAATCGTCTTTTAAGGCGATGTAATGATGTGGAATGATGCAAGACGTGGAACCAAGTCTGGAACGTTTAAAGACAACAATAAACTAGCGACATACAAGTAAACCATAACCAGCTCTTCTTCTACTCCTCCCTATTACTGGAATTAATTTTATCAGCTCGATACATTTTCAATGATAGAGTCCCCGGGGGTTTACGGTCTCCATCAATGAGTTTTCAAGCTTAACAGTGTATCAACACAAAGGACTGTCACGTACGTCGGCATGTTTTATCCCTGACCCAGAGAGTGTCTGACAGTGTCTACAACTTCAAAGTTAAGTAGCTGCATAATAGAGTTTCGGCCCATTGAACACAATGCAATTTATATGTAGATGCGACCTGTAAAGTGAACTTAAACTAGTGACATTCCAACTGTACGATACGAATATCTGTGTTAATGTAACTTCACTGTGCAGAACTAAATATCGAttcctatctatctatctatctatctatctatctaactatctatctatctatctatctatctatctatctatctatctatctatctatctatctatctatctatctatctatctatctatctatctatctatctatctatctatctatctatctatctatctatctatctatccctCCTTCCCGCCACCCGCCCTCCCTCGATctattaaatatatacatgtatacatatattatatatatatacatgtatacacacacacacacacacacacacacacacacacacacacacacacacacacacatagtgtTTCATCCTTTTTTCGGCAAGTAAAGTAGAGTGCCCACAATCAGCTTGGGGagcaatacatacataacaatgagtatgttatcatatatatatatatatatatatatatatatatatatatatatatatatatatatatatatatatatatatatatatatatatatatataatataattttatcgTAAACCATAaatttctaacccaaatatttcgcgGAGACCGAGACCTAAGAACAATTCTATCCAAGGAAGCTATTATAATAGCTTAATGTGCTGGATAATAACTATATTAAATCAATTATTGTTGTTAATATTTTAGTTCTAGGAAGAAAGAAATACTGTCATGCAATAAATAGTTAATG is from Glandiceps talaboti chromosome 1, keGlaTala1.1, whole genome shotgun sequence and encodes:
- the LOC144433598 gene encoding somatostatin receptor type 4-like, whose protein sequence is MEGNTSFTNSSPVNGTYDLDDSQYACGTDPMVFFTLGLSLGTVGIIGNISFMFVVMRVKSMQTITNYYLVNLAGADLLYLLCLWIIYMCLLTSENNTCVFMINSDVRCLTGMVVDVAILTSTFCVAFISFEHYIVITKPFRIRQICTKSKTRFFNALMWILAIVIKIPSAVECHVGSPTQIYVAIIILFIIACGISLCTVTVLYSLTAYHFMKSSKEMRKVNESHTKAPNHEKSVLRLCILTTVLYFICLFPKIIAFIFQLFHGSGQPVVSAAIQNCIVNLSIFPLMVHSAANPILCNIMSKKYRRAYKQAFMSCFGKTVDEESRSRNTHHHHHTRTTNEESYPNPTYVGVKTNRQHIPSKGSHTPKKMTLM